In Colias croceus chromosome 8, ilColCroc2.1, a genomic segment contains:
- the LOC123693744 gene encoding neuronal acetylcholine receptor subunit beta-3-like yields the protein MAARQLVLLSLLILFGCRPAACTCNNMTSFSTQLDTLLAEYDREILPSTPVHVQAALNVRHASIYDSSATLRLLADLQLSWEDKRVSWNASDWGCDTALTTADRLWVPDITILSTATLGPEMDTGLRAMLSSNGRISWLAHLDIKAPIDLQLLEWPKDQQQAVFTFGSRSHSSDEMNITISEFEHATVFESGSWELLKLRGMLSKWTGVGGEQVVVQWSVTLRRRAAAHALAVGTVMVTAAVLLVAAAMLPPASRPPLCAAAAGIASLWLISALVRIPVASSAPLAMSLMCVVSGASAAAAACGALVLRVANCARPPPHLLRSVVTTVSAVVKLSPPEGSAVECSAWAAAAQLLDYVLLALILFIVFIALCIYL from the exons ATGGCGGCCAGGCAGCTCGTGCTTTTATCTCTTCTCATATTATTTG GATGCAGACCTGCAGCATGCACCTGCAACAATATGACGTCGTTCTCCACACAGCTGGATACATTGCTGGCGGAGTACGACCGAGAGATATTGCCGTCTACTCCTGTGCATGTGCAAGCAGCGTTGAACGTGCGACACGCCTCCATCTACGACAGTAGTGCCACATTGCGGCTACTTGCGGATTTAcagcta AGCTGGGAAGACAAGCGCGTatcatggaacgcctcagactGGGGTTGCGACACCGCCTTAACAACAGCCGACCGTCTCTGGGTGCCAGACATCACCATACTCAGCACCGCTACACTAGGACCAGAAATGGACACGGGCTTACGAGCCATGCTGTCCAGTAATGGCAGGATTTCTTGGCTGGCCCATCTGGACATCAAGGCCCCGATCGACCTGCAACTCCTGGAGTGGCCAAAAGATCAGCAACAGGCTGTGTTCACGTTTGGTTCGCGATCACATTCGTCTGATGAAATGAATATCACTATTAGTGAATTTGAG CACGCAACAGTATTCGAATCTGGTTCTTGGGAGCTGTTGAAACTTCGCGGCATGTTGTCGAAGTGGACCGGTGTGGGCGGCGAGCAGGTCGTCGTGCAGTGGTCGGTGACGCTGCGGCGACGCGCGGCAGCACACGCGCTGGCGGTCGGTACCGTCATGGTGACCGCTGCGGTGCTGCTCGTGGCGGCGGCCATGCTGCCCCCCGCGAGCCGGCCGCCGTTGTGTGCGGCTGCTGCGGGGATTGCTTCCTTGTG GTTGATATCCGCGCTAGTCCGCATCCCCGTAGCTTCCAGCGCACCGCTCGCCATGTCCCTCATGTGCGTTGTGAGCGGCGCGagcgcggcggcggcggcgtgCGGCGCGCTCGTGCTGCGCGTGGCGAACTGCGCGCGCCCGCCGCCACATCTGCTGCGGTCCGTGGTTACTACTGTGTCCGCGGTTGTGAAGCTTTCGCCTCCGGAG GGTTCTGCAGTAGAATGCAGCGCGTGGGCGGCAGCAGCTCAGCTCCTCGACTACGTGTTGCTGGCGTTGATACTGTTCATTGTCTTCATTGCACTCTGTATTTACCTCTAA
- the LOC123693724 gene encoding ionotropic receptor 75a-like yields the protein MDWLNFILTYFASKNLSLITAFLCWTPENVTKFVSLAGSMEIRIRIYNDFQNLPELPAYRDYREGIVLGIGCDGAENVLNEASASRAFNHRHSWLLLHDAPQNMSYLEDILRDTVMLPDSDVVVAFEDTMFDVYRVKIGEPLTTLNLDMDESRDMVALQAKLPSAVSRRKDLHNLYLKAATIVSQPQYFKGWSDLTNRQIDTFPKLTYPLLMILAEDLHFRYNLKQIDFYGEEINGSFNGLAGILQRQEVEVGVTSMFMRKDRWRVLHYCSETVELVGAFIFRQPSQSAVSNVFLLPFSAGVWAAAGAVFLGAGVLLAALGFVARRSALGDETARRLNLKEAFTFAIGAVCQQGSDLSPQILSARILMLFTLLSSLFAFTSYSAKIVSILQAPSNAIQTIDDLTHSPMGMGVQETTYKKVYFAESTDPATQRLYRRKLQPLGDGAYLSVVDGIERVRRGLFAFQVEQSSGYDVISRTYTEREKCGLKEIQAFKLPMVAVPIRRHSGYRDLFAARLRWLRETGLMDRIRRTWLARRARCDAGGGGFVSVGLADVLPALAALLAGALLAVTLLLLELAIAWTRHGTARCVPCSN from the exons ATGGATTGGCTTAATTTTATACTGACGTATTTTGCGTCTAAAAACCTGTCGCTAATTACGGCATTTCTGTGCTGGACTCCAG aaAATGTGACCAAATTTGTGTCGCTCGCGGGCTCGATGGAGATAAGAATCAGAATCTACAATGACTTCCAGAATCTACCAGAATTACCTGCATACCGTGATTACCGCGAAGGCATAGTCTTAGGTATTGGATGCGATGGAGCGGAAAATGTTCTTAATGAA GCATCAGCAAGTCGTGCGTTCAACCACCGTCACTCCTGGCTTCTCCTTCATGATGCTCCACAAAATATGTCTTATTTAGAAGATATTCTTAGAGATACTGTTATGCTTCCTGATTCTGATGTTGTGGTTGCTTTTGAAGACACAATGTTTGACGTGTACAGAGTGAAGATTGGCGAACCTCTAACTACTTTGAATCTTGATATGGATGAAAGCAGAGATATGGTGGCACTGCAAGCGAAACTTCCTTCAGCCGTGTCGAGGAGAAAGGATTTGCATAACTTGTATTTGAAAGCAGCTACTATT GTAAGTCAGCCGCAGTACTTCAAGGGCTGGTCGGATCTGACAAACCGACAAATTGATACATTTCCAAAGCTTACGTATCCGCTGCTTATGATTTTAGCTGAGGATCTACATTTTCg CTACAACCTGAAGCAAATAGACTTTTACGGCGAGGAAATAAACGGGTCCTTCAACGGGCTGGCGGGGATCCTGCAGCGACAAGAGGTGGAGGTGGGAGTCACCTCCATGTTCATGAGGAAGGACCGCTGGCGAGTGCTGCACTACTGCTCCGAGACTGTTGAGCTGGT CGGCGCCTTCATATTCCGGCAGCCCTCCCAGTCAGCGGTATCGAACGTGTTCCTGCTGCCGTTCAGCGCGGGCGTGTGGGCGGCGGCTGGTGCTGTGTTCCTGGGAGCTGGCGTGCTGCTCGCGGCACTCGGCTTCGTGGCACGGAGGAGCGCACTTGGTGACGAGACCGCAAGGCGGCTGAACCTCAAGGAGGCGTTTACTTTTGCGATCGGGGCTGTTTGTCAACAAG GTTCCGACCTATCACCACAGATTCTATCAGCGCGCATCCTCATGCTGTTCACGTTGCTCTCTTCTCTCTTCGCCTTCACATCATACTCCGCGAAGATTGTCTCCATTCTCCAAGCACCAAGCAACGCCATACAAACAATAGATGATCTGACTCACTCGCCTATGGGCATGGGAGTTCAAGAGACTACGTATAAGAAAGTTTATTTTGCG GAGAGCACAGACCCAGCGACCCAGCGACTGTACCGTCGCAAGCTGCAGCCGCTCGGAGATGGCGCCTACTTGAGCGTCGTGGACGGTATAGAGCGCGTCCGACGAGGTTTATTTGCCTTTCAG GTAGAGCAAAGTTCTGGCTACGACGTGATCAGCAGAACGTACACGGAGCGAGAGAAGTGCGGCCTCAAGGAAATCCAGGCTTTTAAACTACCAATGGTAGCCGTCCCCATCCGAAGACATTCTGGATATCGGGATTTATTTGCGGCCAG ACTTCGCTGGCTCCGGGAGACGGGTCTCATGGACCGCATTCGCCGCACATGGCTAGCGCGGCGGGCGCGCTGCGACGCGGGCGGCGGCGGCTTCGTCAGCGTGGGGCTCGCCGACGTGCTGCCCGCGCTCGCCGCGCTACTCGCCGGCGCGCTGCTGGCCGTGACGCTGCTGCTGCTCGAGCTGGCTATAGCATGGACCCGGCACGGCACAGCTCGCTGCGTGCCGTGCAGTAACTAA